CCTTGTTGCTCTTTATAAAAGGATAAAGCTTGAAACGGAGACAACATTTCCGGGTCAAGATGATTCGTCGCTAAAATAAACCGCCCTGTTTGATTCTTGTAAGGTAAAATCAATGCCTCTGATTGCTCTAATGTGATTTGAGGATAATAGTAATATCCTTGAGGTTCTTCACCTGCTTTCGGTCTACCTGGATGACTATAAAAGGGTTTTTCTATGGGTTCTAATGCCTTGACTTCATGAAATTTCAGTCTCTTTTTGAACTGATTCACTGCTGCTGATGCATCCTCTTCACAAGCAACTAAGAAGGGATTTGCTTNNNNNNNNNNNNNNNNNNNNNNNNNNNNNNNNNNNNNNNNNNNNNNNNNNNNNNNNNNNNNNNNNNNNNNNNNNNNNNNNNNNNNNNNNNNNNNNNNNNNCAACGGCTTTCCCCTCGAAAAATTGAGAGAATAGATAAAATGGGCTGGTCAGAAAGCCCATGCAATTTAAGACCATTGCTTTGACGGCAATGCCAACACTAATCTTTTCGAGGGAATGGGGAGGAATTAGCTGGTCGATTAAGCCAACCAAATCCATTTCGTCCATGATTCCTGCTATTATTCCTAAATGGTCAATGTCTTTGACATCGATCTCTTGTTCTTTTAAGTTCATCTCTTAACCCCTTTTGTTTGTGAAATTCTTAAACATTTTATCCCTTTGAACAACCTGCTGAATGTGGGTTTAAACGGTTACCCCGGTCTAGGGTGGATGGTCTGGATGGTAGCGAGGGATTCTGGCAACGTCTAGGGTTTGATTCTAGAGTTTGATTTTAGGGTTTGATTCTAGGGTTTGATTCTAGGGTCTATGGTTCACGATCGTCGGTTCACAATTTACCGAAAATCTGGGTCTAAAGCCCCGTCCTTCTAGGACGGCTTTTCTTCCTGCAACTGATCTATCCAATCTTTTCCATCTACAGCAGTCCTAAATGGGTCGTGTGGTGTGCCCCCGGAGGTGGCACACCACACCAAGGGTTTCAGCTATCGAGATGCCTACAACTGATTTAGGGTTGCTGTATGGTATTTTAATTAGCATAAAAGCACGATAAAAGTCTGGGTTGGGGCTAACCCAAGACTCTAAATGGACAAAGAACGGGCGTAAGACCAGGATGTCTGGCAATCCGACTGCTTTGTCTAGCCAGCCGTACAGCGAACAGCTTGGACTATTCGCCTAGCCGGAGAATCCCCGCACCTTTAGGTCGGGGAGCATGTCAACATTGTCGATCGTTATTGTCGATCGTTAGGCTATAATCAATGGTCTAGTCAGAAATAGTCTAGGCGGCAATGGTCTAACTCGTCTGTTGCTGATTCATGGTGACGGTTTTGCACCACGGATTACGGGTGGATCATTGAGCCATGGGTTCATTGCCACTACGGGCTAGGGTAGCCACGGCTGAGGCTATAGATATAGGATCAGTTTTGGTTTAGCTTCGGGATGTAGCGCAGCTTGGTAGCGCGCCTGCTTTGGGAGCAGGATGTCGCAGGTTCAAATCCTGTCATCCCGACTTTATTTAACAAACATAGATCACACAAGGGTTGGGGGGGGTAAGTGGCTCCCCTTAGGGCTTGTTTTTACCGAAAATCTGGGTCTAAAGCCCCGTCCTTCTAGGACGGCTTTTCTTCCTGCAACCGATCTATCCAGTCTTCCACAAGCTGGGTCATAGTCTTCTCTCTCTGTTCCCCATCTTTGCTATCATGGTTAGCATATCGAAAAGTCTGGGTTGGGGCTAACCCAAGACTCTAAATGGACAAAGAACGGGCGTAAGACCAGGATGTCTGGCAATCCGACTGCTTTGTCTAGCCATCCGTACAGCGAACAGCTTGGACTATTCGCCTAGCCGGAGAATCCCCCCACCTTTAGGTCGGGGAGCATGTCAACACGGTGCTACTAAACCAAGGTGCTACTAAACCACGGTGCTAACAAACTCTGGGTTCTTGCGATCGCCCCCAATCCTGGAGGGATCAGACGGGGGATCTGGGCGATCGTCCAGATGTTCATCGTATAAATACAGCTAGTAGAAACACGGTTAGTATAAATACGGCTGCGCTGCGTATTTCTCACGGGACGCTGGAACGTCTAGCAGACCGTACCCACGCCGGAGCAGGGGCATGATGGAAGGACTGAAGTCCTCACGACGAACCGGCTGGTAGACTGCGGCTTCAATGTCACTACCCTTTAGAAATCCCTGAAGCCCATAGGCCGGTACGCTGGAATGTTGCATAGTAGGGGAACGTGCGCTTTGGTGTACTGGTGGATTAACCCTACGATCCTGTAGTGACTTATAACAGGGGGAAATTGAAGGCGTTGCCGGGATCTATGGGCTGTAATCTGAAGTTTAGTTAATCTGAAAGCTTGCCTAAAGGCGGATTCTAAGTATTATAGTCAGTACAAAGGGGTAGACTTGGATCCTAGCGCTTCCCATCCCCATCAGGCTTAACCCCAGGCTGCCTGAATGATGCTTGAGGACTGCCTGTGGGTTCCTAAGTGATCCTCCCCTAATATTCTATGTTCTTAAGGGGACTATGGGTTAGGCAAAACCATTGGGTGCAATTCTTTGCCCTTAGGGTTACCCTAGCCATCCCTCAGGGTCAGTATTTATCACGAGACTCGTCCGAACGTTAACCGGCAACTACGCTAACTGGTAATTACGCTAACCGGCAGCGACTCTAGCCGGTAGCGACTCTAGCCGGTAATACTACTGTCCAGGGGGAGTCAGTTTCGGGTGGTTGGATGGGTCTTAGGCAATAGTCTCTGTTTGCTGTTACTTGTTCTCATTCCAGCGTGCCTTATGAAGGAAATGGTATCGGCAGAAGCCCACCACCTCTTGTTGGTGGATGATGACCCTAACTTGGTGCTTCTGGTCAAAGATTATTTAGAATTCCGTGGCTATGCGGTGATAACCGCCGATTCAGGCCGAGCAGCCCTAGCGATACTCGAAGAGACGGTGCCGGACATGATTATTTGTGATGTCATGATGCCGGAAATGGACGGGTATACCTTTGTGCAACAACTGCGGGAGGACGATCGCTTCAGTTGGATTCCGGTGCTGTTTCTGTCGGCCAAGGGCCAAAGCCAGGATCGGGTTAAGGGGCTAAACAGCGGGGCTGATGTGTATATGGTCAAGCCCTTCGAGCCAGAGGAATTGGTGGCCCAGGTGGAGTCCTCCCTGCGTCAGTCTTCTCGCCGGGGCAGTCGCTCCACCATGAGCGAGTCTAGCCTGCGGGTGCCGGAGGATGTGGAACTGACCCCCACTGAGTTGAAGGTGGTGCGCTATGTGGCCCAGGGTATGTCTAACCGGGATGTGGCGGAGCATACCAATGTTAGCCAGCGGACGATCGAAAGCCATGTGTCCAATATGCTGGGTAAAACTGGACTCAATAACCGCACAGAATTAGCTCGGTGGGCGATCGAAAGTAAGCGGGCCTAACCCCTTAACCTGCTGTTAGGTGTCCAGAAACGCCCCCCGGCTGTGGGGTTTGCGGTCGTCCCAGAAACCGAGGTGACCCCCAGGGGCAGACCAGGGGGTATTAGAATAGGGCAGAGTCCATCACCCTGGGAGGCATTGTTGTGAAACCTGCGTTGTCCCGTGTCTTTGCGCTCTCTCCCCTGCTGTGGGCGAGTTGGGTTCTAGTTCCCGGTTCTGTCCTCAGTCAGACGATCGTGTCCCCATCGGTTCCCCCTGCCGCCCTGGATTCCCTGCCAGGGGTTCCCCCACGGGGATTGTTCCGCACCGTCACCCTAGCCCCTCGCTTTAGCCCCGATCCCCTCACGATTTCCGGCATCAGTGGCGGCGATCGGGAAGCCAGCACCCAGACAGGACGCAAGGAAACGGAAACGGGTTTCTGTGTGGGCTACATTGGCACCCCGCCGGATCATCGCCTGGTGTTATCAGACTTTTTTGATTTTCTTAACCTGAGGGTCACCAGTGCTGGGGATACAACCCTAGTGGTGGAAGGGCCGGGGGGAACCTGGTGTAGCGATGATACCCAGGGCCAAACTCCCCAAATTGGTGGCCAGTGGTTGCCCGGTACCTATGATGTTTGGGTCGGTTCGGGGGATCCGGACGCTTATTATGTCTATGAACTCAATGTGAGTGAGGTGGAGTAATCCCCATGGCCGATGCCCAACCTTCGTGGAACCCCCTGCGCCTGTTGCAAACCCTGGCCTATTTCCAGGTGGTGCCCTTTGTGGGCAGTCTGGACTGGCTATTTCCGCCTCCACCCCTACTTGCCCCAGCCCTTGCCGCGACCCCCATGCCGGGGGCGATTAATGCTCCCATGTTGATTTTTGATTTTAGCCAAGCCAATGCCCAGGTACAGCAAATTTGGGGCACGGTGGATGATGTGGTCATGGGGGGGGTGAGCGAGAGTCGGATCCAGTGGCTCCAAGGTCGCGCTCTGTTTGCGGGGGTGGTGTCTACGGCCAATTCTGGGGGCTTTGCGTCGGTGCGCACCCGTAACCTGGCTCCTCCGTTGGATTTATCGGCTTACCAGGGCTTGGAACTTCAGGTGCGGGGGGATGGCCAACGCTATAAGTTTTTGCTGCGCAGTAGCAGCGGCTGGGATAGTTTGGCCTATGCCTATGGTTTTGATACGATCGCCTCGGATCCCATGGTTTCTGAGGGGGAGACCTGGCAAACCCTGCGGATTCCGTTTCAGGATCTGCGTCCGGTGTTCCGGGCTAAAACGGTGGCTGATGCGCCGGCCTTTGCGGCAGATCGGGTTAGCTCCCTGCAACTGATGCTCAGTAAGTTTGAATATGATGGTGATCTCAATCCCCACTTTCAGCCGGGTCCGTTTCGGTTAGAGGTGCGATCGATCGGGGTCTATGGTGCCCCATCCCTTTAAGGGCCAGGGAAGTCCCCTAGGGCTAATGACTGGTAATGTGAGGTGGGACTTTCCCGAAGACCCTCACCCTCAATCCCTCTCCCAGAACGGGCGAGGGACTTTGAAGAATTCTTGCTTCCCGTCTTCCTTTGATTGCCCACCTACCGATCGTCCACCTACCGATCGTCCACCTACCGGGGGGAGACCTGACCACAACACCGGGTTTCCTTGGACTTTGACACGATATTACGCCCTGGATATTAAGCCCTGGATATTAAGCCCTGGATATTAAGCCCTGGATATTAAGCCCTGGATACTATGCCCTGGAAAGTGACCACCGAATTTAGCTTCAGCGCTGCCCACTGCATCAAAGACTACGATGGTCCCTGTGGGCGGATGCATGGCCACACCTATACGGTGCGTATCGAAGCCCATGCCCATCAACTCCAGGGTTCGGAATTTTGCCCCCATTCCGTCATGGTGGCGGATTTCAAAACCTTGCGCTGGGCGAAGCGGGATGTGGATAAGGGGGGGCTGGATCATTGTGTGCTCAATGATGTGATGCCGCCGGAGTATGAAACCACCGCTGAAATGATTGCCAAGTTTATTTTCGATCGCACCCAAGCCAAGCTTCCCCCCGGCATCACCCTCAAGGTGGGAGTCTCGGAAAGCCCCAATTCCTGGGCTGAGTATTGGGAGGACTAACCCCATGAACCCTGTTGTCCCTACGCCTGCATTCCCAGCATTATCTACACCAGGTTTATCTACACCAGATTTACCCGCACCAGATTTATCTACACCAGATTTATCTACACCAGATTTACCCGCACCAGATTTACCCGCACCAGATTTACCCGCACTAGATTTACCTACACCAGGTTTATCTACACCAGGTTTATCTACACCAGAGTTACCCGCACCAGATTTACCCATTGTCGAAACCTTTTACTCGGTGCAGGGGGAAGGCCACTGGGCCGGTCACAGCGCCTTTTTCATTCGTCTGGGGGGCTGTGATGTGGGCTGTAGCTGGTGTGATACCAAGCATTCCTGGGATGCCAGCCGCCATCGATCGCGGTCCATTGCTGAGCTAGTGGCTGCCGCTGCTGCCGTCCCCAGCGCCCATGTTATTGTCACCGGGGGGGAACCCACCCTCCATGATTTGCAACCCCTGACCCAAGCTCTACGGGCGGCGGGATGCCAACCCCACCTGGAAACCTCCGGAGCTTATCCCCTCCGGGGAGATTTTCAGTGGGTCACCCTCTCACCGAAAACCGTGAGATCGCCCCACCCCAGCCTCTATGGTCAGGTTCATGAACTGAAAGTAGTCGTGGCCGATCGCTCCGATCTGGAGTGGGCAGAGTCCCAAGCGGCCCTGGTGTCTCCCACGGTGGTTAAGTTCCTCCAGCCGGAATGGAGCAGCCCCCAGAGCCAAGCCCTCGTCTATGATTATGTGTTGCACCATCCCACCTGGCGCATTAGTCTGCAAACCCACAAAATTTTGAAGGTGCGTTAAGGCTAAGGCTTGCGTTAAGGCTCTAGATTCCCATTAAGGGTTAGGGCACCTCGACAAATCCAGATTTTCCCCCAGTGTCCCCCGTAACAATAGGGGTTGTGGCGGGCGGCTCCGCCCAACCCAATTAATCGAGGTGCCCGTTCGCAAGAAATGATCAGCCAGAGGCTCAGATCCTCGCCCCGATCCAGGGTATTCAGGGAAACACCGATCCGGTGTTGCCTTAAAATTCCTAAGCATTGACTCACGCCAACCCCAACGCCCTCCCTATCCATGGTTCCCATCTCCAGCCCTGAGCTTGCTAACCCCAATGATCCGTCTGCTGAAGCAGTGGGGGGAGAGCAGAGCCAAACCCCAGAACCCAAGCCTCAGAACTGCCCCAAAGCCGTTGTCTTATTATCCGGGGGGCTGGACTCTGCCACGGCTGCGGCCCAGGCGATCGCCGACGGTTACCAACCCATTGCCCTGTCCCTAGACTATGGTCAACGCCATAACCGGGAACTGCAAGCGGCCCAGGTGATCGCCCGCCATTTAGGCATCCAACAGCACTACACCATTGCCGTTAACCTAGCCCAATGGGGCGGATCCTCCCTCACTGACCCTCGGCAAACCCTGCCCCAGGATGGGGTACAAGATAACCAGATCCCCTCCACCTATGTGCCCGGTCGCAACACGGTCTTTATTGCCCTGGCCCTAGCCCTAGCGGAAGCCCAGGGGGCAGTGGCCATTTACCTGGGCATTAATGCCGTGGACTATTCCGGTTACCCCGACTGTCGCCCCCCCTATCTGGAGGCGTTCCAAGCCTTAGCCCAGGTCTCCTCCAAAGTGGGCCTAGAAGGCCATGCCCCCCAGTTAGTGGCTCCCCTGGTGTTGGATTCCAAGGTGGACATTGTGCGCCGTGCCCTGGCCTTGGGGGTGCCCATTGCCGAAACCTGGTCCTGCTATGGGGGGGGCGAGGAGCCTTGTGGCACCTGTGATTCTTGCCGCATCCGCGATCGTGCCCTCTGGGATGCAGGCCAGCCCCAGTTGGTCAGCAACCAAGGACGACCCTTAGGGCAGATGGTCCCCCTTGGGGAGCTGGATCACCCTAGCGTTAGCTAGGGCAACAATACCAGGTCTTATCAGTTTATCCTGGGGTTTTCTCACCGTAGGTATGCCATACTGACTCCATCGCCAGTATTTCAAAGAACCCTGAGCACCTGAGCCTGTAGGTGATTTTTATCCCCCTCCCTGCCCATAGCTTCCCTAACCCCAGCGGTAATCGCGATCAAGGGCGATCGGGGGATGGATAATAAGGCATTGTTTCGTTCCACAGCACCATGACTGCAATACGCATTGGCAATGGCTATGATATTCACCGGCTGGGGGTCGATCGGCCCCTGATTCTGGGGGGGGTCACCATTCCCCATCCCTTAGGTTTAGTGGGCCACAGCGATGCGGATGTGTTAACCCATGCCATTATGGATGCCCTGCTGGGAGCCTTGAGCCTAGGGGACATCGGCCACTATTTCCCCCCCACCGATCCCCAGTGGGCCGGGGCGGATAGCCTGAAGTTGCTGCAACAGGTTAACCAATTAATTGACAGCAAAGGCTGGCAAGTGGGCAATGTGGATTCAGTGGTGGTGGCAGAACAACCGAAGTTAAAGCCCCACATTGAAGCCATGCGCAGTCAATTAGCTGCCGTCCTGGGGATCGCACCGGATCAAGTGGGGGTGAAAGCCACCACCAACGAAAAGCTAGGGCCAACGGGTCGGGAAGAAGGGATCGCTGCCTATGCAGTGGTGTTACTGGTGTCCAAGGTTTAGGCTGAGCCGCCCGTCTAGTCAGCGTGTTGCGATCGCGACGGGCGCGGGGTTAAGCGCAGGCGTGGAGGGAGTTGCGCCTGAGCTTGGGCTGATATGCCTGAACTCCATCACTGAGGGCTAGAATGCGGGTTTCCTGGGAATAGCTATTGGCTTGGTAGAGACATTGGTTGTCTAGATCCAGGGCGGTGAGCCACCCGCTGCGGGGATGATAGACCCCGGTATCAATGTCTAACCAGCCCTGCCCTTGCACCACGTTCCCCGGTTCAACGCCGGGGAAGGTGAAGGTGATGGTGTGGCCCGTAATGATGGTTTTATCGGTAAAGTAGGGGGTTCTCATGCGGTGGAAGTCATCCCGAATCCAGCAGAGATCATGATCCAGTTGCTGGTTCACCAGGTAGCGGGGATTGACCCCAGCATGAACAAGCCAGAAGTCCCCCCAGTCGCAGTAGTAGGGCTGTTGTTTGATCCATTGCACATCTTCGGCGATGCGTTCCCAATCCCCATTGTAGCTGGCCAGCGTTTCCCAGCCCCCACTGTAGAGCCAAGGGTTAAAGTCATCGTCTTCAAGATCTTTGAGGTTGACGATCGCTTGCATCAACAGTTGCTCATGGTTACCCACGAGGGTCTTATAGCCTTCCTGTTGCAGCAGTTGAAGAACCTTGGCGCTGTCCGGCCCACGATCGATCAAATCCCCCACAAAATGAACTGCATCATCAACACCGGGAGACATCACATCTAGGAGACGCAACAAGGTTTCGTAATGACCGTGGACATCTCCAACCACGAAGCGACGGGGTTGGAATGCAGCAGAATCATCAACCAATAAAGTCATAATTTCAGGGTTGGAGTCGGTGGGGGGGCATCTACCCTTACTAGGGTTGGGGCGCTGGCTTAGGGGGGGAACCGCCCTTGGATCCAGGATGAT
This region of Prochlorothrix hollandica PCC 9006 = CALU 1027 genomic DNA includes:
- a CDS encoding DUF4277 domain-containing protein produces the protein MNLKEQEIDVKDIDHLGIIAGIMDEMDLVGLIDQLIPPHSLEKISVGIAVKAMVLNCMGFLTSPFYLFSQFFEGKAV
- a CDS encoding response regulator transcription factor, with translation MKEMVSAEAHHLLLVDDDPNLVLLVKDYLEFRGYAVITADSGRAALAILEETVPDMIICDVMMPEMDGYTFVQQLREDDRFSWIPVLFLSAKGQSQDRVKGLNSGADVYMVKPFEPEELVAQVESSLRQSSRRGSRSTMSESSLRVPEDVELTPTELKVVRYVAQGMSNRDVAEHTNVSQRTIESHVSNMLGKTGLNNRTELARWAIESKRA
- a CDS encoding CIA30 family protein, yielding MADAQPSWNPLRLLQTLAYFQVVPFVGSLDWLFPPPPLLAPALAATPMPGAINAPMLIFDFSQANAQVQQIWGTVDDVVMGGVSESRIQWLQGRALFAGVVSTANSGGFASVRTRNLAPPLDLSAYQGLELQVRGDGQRYKFLLRSSSGWDSLAYAYGFDTIASDPMVSEGETWQTLRIPFQDLRPVFRAKTVADAPAFAADRVSSLQLMLSKFEYDGDLNPHFQPGPFRLEVRSIGVYGAPSL
- a CDS encoding 6-pyruvoyl trahydropterin synthase family protein; the protein is MPWKVTTEFSFSAAHCIKDYDGPCGRMHGHTYTVRIEAHAHQLQGSEFCPHSVMVADFKTLRWAKRDVDKGGLDHCVLNDVMPPEYETTAEMIAKFIFDRTQAKLPPGITLKVGVSESPNSWAEYWED
- a CDS encoding pentapeptide repeat-containing protein; translation: MYTRFIYTRFTRTRFTRTRFTRTRFTYTRFIYTRFIYTRVTRTRFTHCRNLLLGAGGRPLGRSQRLFHSSGGL
- a CDS encoding 7-carboxy-7-deazaguanine synthase QueE translates to MGCSWCDTKHSWDASRHRSRSIAELVAAAAAVPSAHVIVTGGEPTLHDLQPLTQALRAAGCQPHLETSGAYPLRGDFQWVTLSPKTVRSPHPSLYGQVHELKVVVADRSDLEWAESQAALVSPTVVKFLQPEWSSPQSQALVYDYVLHHPTWRISLQTHKILKVR
- the queC gene encoding 7-cyano-7-deazaguanine synthase QueC yields the protein MVPISSPELANPNDPSAEAVGGEQSQTPEPKPQNCPKAVVLLSGGLDSATAAAQAIADGYQPIALSLDYGQRHNRELQAAQVIARHLGIQQHYTIAVNLAQWGGSSLTDPRQTLPQDGVQDNQIPSTYVPGRNTVFIALALALAEAQGAVAIYLGINAVDYSGYPDCRPPYLEAFQALAQVSSKVGLEGHAPQLVAPLVLDSKVDIVRRALALGVPIAETWSCYGGGEEPCGTCDSCRIRDRALWDAGQPQLVSNQGRPLGQMVPLGELDHPSVS
- the ispF gene encoding 2-C-methyl-D-erythritol 2,4-cyclodiphosphate synthase produces the protein MTAIRIGNGYDIHRLGVDRPLILGGVTIPHPLGLVGHSDADVLTHAIMDALLGALSLGDIGHYFPPTDPQWAGADSLKLLQQVNQLIDSKGWQVGNVDSVVVAEQPKLKPHIEAMRSQLAAVLGIAPDQVGVKATTNEKLGPTGREEGIAAYAVVLLVSKV
- a CDS encoding metallophosphoesterase, which gives rise to MTLLVDDSAAFQPRRFVVGDVHGHYETLLRLLDVMSPGVDDAVHFVGDLIDRGPDSAKVLQLLQQEGYKTLVGNHEQLLMQAIVNLKDLEDDDFNPWLYSGGWETLASYNGDWERIAEDVQWIKQQPYYCDWGDFWLVHAGVNPRYLVNQQLDHDLCWIRDDFHRMRTPYFTDKTIITGHTITFTFPGVEPGNVVQGQGWLDIDTGVYHPRSGWLTALDLDNQCLYQANSYSQETRILALSDGVQAYQPKLRRNSLHACA